CGCCGGATACCGGCTGACCTGGATACTGGTGCGGCTTCGGGAACGCAGGCGCCCATCGTTCACAAAGTCCGGGCCCGGATTGTGGATCGGTAGACGACTGACAAGCGCCGAGGCCAAGCTCCTTCCGGCGGAATGCCATGTCATTGATTTGTGTACAGAGCTGTCCGAGACCGCAACGCTGTGCGGAGAGCGTTACCACCATATTCCGCTGTTGGACTTGCAGGCGCCGAGTCCACAACAGTTGCGCAAAGTAATGGCGACGCTTGCTCAACTGCATGAGAATGGTGCTCCCGTCTATGTTCATTGTGCGATGGGCTACAGCCGATGCCGCCTGATCGCCCGCCTCTATCATCGGAAGGGTCGTCAATGTCCTACTCAATCTACCAGCTGAAACCGCACTTCCAAGAACTGTTGCGTCCGTCAATGACCGCGCTCGCGCTCACTGGCATCACACCAAACCAGGTTACGCTCGGTGCGATGGCATTGTCCGTCGCCTATGGTACGGCGTTGATCACATGGACTGATAGCGTGGTGCTTTGGTATTGCATGCCGCTCGTTTTGCTTGCGCGGATGGCGCTCAATGCGGTCGATGGAATGCTGGCAAATGCGACCGATAACACGACGCCGATTGGCGCGCTGCTCAACGAATTCTGCGATCAGGTTTCCGATGCGGCCCTGTACCTGCCTTTCGCTCTAGCTACAGGGACGTCGGCTCTACTGGCAGTGATCGTAGTTTTCGCGGGACTGCTCGCGGAGTTTGCTGGTGTGCTGACACAGTCTATCGGTGTACCGCGCCGCTTCGATGGGCCGATGGGCAAGAGTGACCGGGCGTTCGCATTCGGGCTGCTCGCCTTGCTTACAGCATCCGGCGCCGCAGCGGCCTGGAAAAACGGCATGCTAGTACTAATGTTGCTGCTGTCCCTACTGACTGTGTTTAACCGACTGCGTCAGGCGCTGCGTCTTTGCGCGCCAATGACACGGTAAAGATTCCTTTCACGCCTATCGCCGTATCGAGCTTGCGCGCCCCGGCCAAGGTGACTAGCGCGTCCATTTCCGCTTGGGGGCGCGGTCGCATCTTCCATAGTACGCCACAGTGATTAGTCAACGTGTAAGCAATCATGTTCAGCTGCGGGTGCCATGGCTGAGCTGTGTAAATAAGGTAGCCGCCCGGTCGCAGGCTGCGCACCACAGACCGCAGTGACCCGCTAACTTTGTCGTTGTCGCTGAACAGTTCGTAAAGGCCGGACACGATGGCGATGTCATAACAATTTTCCTGCCCTTGGTAACTGCAGCCGTCAAAAGCGTCAGCCAGTGAGACGGCCACGCAAGCCTGCAACTGCAAATCTGCAGCCAGACGACGCCCATTATCAACGTTGTGTTGCATGTAGTCGCGTAATGACACATTGATCCGATGCTCTTGGAAGCGTTTCACGGTTTCCAATACATATCGAGCGGAACCTGCGGCAATGTCGAGAATGCGTAGTGGCTCGTTACACGGATGGGCCGCAATGCGCTCTGCCAGCATGTGCTGCAACTGTGCCTTTCTTACACGGACACCTCGCCACCCGACGGCGTCAAGGTAAGCGCGATCCAACAGCTTTCCGATTCCCAGCTTCCCTCCGGCCTGGTTGCGATATACGTAGTCGAGTGATTCACCCGAGTCAAAACCATGCGTCATGCCGATATGCATGCCATTACTGAGTGGCCCAAGCGCGCAAAGGAGGCGCCGCTGAACGCCGAACCACGCACGTGCAGTGGAACTAACACTCTCGCCACGTTCCAACGCGGCGTACGCCCTTGCCGCCGGCCCGGACCGGTGCGCGTCGGCATAGAACTTCGGCATCAGGAGCGGCGTTGCGAAGCACGCCTCGATGAAGTCCAAGCTTGCCTGGATCGCGGTCGAAGTATCCCGTTCGTAGAACACCGCGTGGTAACAGCCGGTCAGCTTGACGTAACGCTTCAGGTGGGTTCCTAACCTATCGAAAAAGCGGCGCTGCGGGGTTTCAGAGACAACGTAATCCTTCTCCGCGACCAGCATCAGCACAGGCACGCTGATAGCGGATGCGTTTTCAATGATGCGCTGCCCTACGTCTGCAAGTTCTAGAAGGATCTTCGCTGAGATCGACTTCGCAATCAGGGGATCGGCAGCGTAGGCCTGCGCTTCTTCGTCGCAATGGGTGAGCATCCCCGGACGAATGTAACTGGTCACGAACAGATCGGGTTTAAAGCACCTCGCAAAACGAAGTGCGGATTTGGCGAACGGCACGTAGAGTTTGATGCTGAATGCCGCTGCTGCCATCACCAAACCACGGATTCGCGGTGCGTAATCGTGTACCCAAGTGGCGGCCACCACTGCGCCGACGCTGTTTGCAACCACGATCATGTTTTCAGTCGCGATGCCGTAGCGGGACTCGACGTGCCGGACGAAGGTATCTAGATCTCTTACTAGGGTAGCAAAATCGGGAGCGTCACCGCGTTCCCCCGGCGAATAACCATGGCCGCGGTTGTCGTAAGCGAATGCCCAATCCTGTAGTAGACCGAAACGTTCGACCAACTTAGCGATACGGCCAGAATGCTCGTGACCCCGGTGCAGGAAAATCAAGGCACGCGCCGGTCGGCCGGCCGCAACGGAGCGCGGTCGCCAGGCACGGTAGAACAGGCGAGTGCCGTCGCGGGCATCAAAGCCAGACTCTACGGCGACCCAGGTAATCTGACGCTCGATTTCCATGAACTCCCCTTATTCGGCGATGCGAAGCAAGCAGTAAAGTACAGGCGCAGTGAGAACCAGGCTGTCTACGCGATCGAGGATGCCGCCATGTCCGGGAATTAGCGTAGAGAAATCTTTAATAGAAAGATAACGCTTCGCGGCGGAAAAAATGAAGTCTCCTGTGAACCCTGCAATTGACAACACCAAGGCATATATGGCCAGCACGAGAAAGCCGGCCAGCGACAGGTAGGCCCCCAATACAGCACTGACGAATTGCGACGTAAAAATTCCGCCCGCAAGACCTTCCCACGTTTTATTGGGGCTAACATTTTGGGCAATCTTATGCTGGCCAAAAAGCGTGCCAGCGACAAACTGACCGATATCATTTAGCGCTGTCATAATGAAGAGATAAAAAATCCATGCGAGATTTTGGCGCGATCCGAAAGGCAAGGCGCAGAACACAGTCAAAACGTACATTGCACCGGCCGTCATCAGGATCAGCAGCCAGACTATCTGGCTCGATTTTGGCTGATACCAGCAATGACACGCTTGGATCGCAATCGCGACTGCGATCAGAGGAGGAGCGAACTCGGGATGTTGCGAGCCCAACCATGAAATTCCGAAACCGATCGTGCATGTGCCTATCCAGAAACGCGCGCGTCGCCCCCCGTAGTGGGATTCGAGTTCGATGCACGCGAGAGAAAAAACAAGACCGGCCAGCGCCAGCATGCCTGTTGGATAGGCTAGCAGGGCCAGACTCACAACCGGAAAAATGCGCCACCAGGCGTTGACCTGATGATTGAGCATCCCCCTCGCTTTTCTCCGTGCGGCAAGCTTCACCCACAGCGATGTCGCCCCCAGAAGGGCATAAAGTGCCAACATGGCAGTAGCGACTTGAAGTCCTGTGACGAAGAATGGGAACATCGGACCACATGTGATGAAACTTGTTGAAGAGTAACTATAGAGCCTGAAGTTTGACTTCTGTTAATTGCGCAAACTCAAAACGAAGGACGAATATCCCATCAAGGTAGAGTTCAGGCGATGCTTGTCGCGAAGGGACAACAGCGGACGACCGAGGACGCAATCAAAAAATCGAAAGCCTGCCGGGATGTCCCGCTTTCCCCACATGCGAGCAGGTTATCGTATCGTGCTGCCACAAGTTTCAGCAGTGAGCACAAAACCCTTTCAACTACCCTGTTAAGGACGGCGAGCGGACGCCTCTCTTCCGCAGTCACCCTTCCAAAGTTGTGCTCCGCCTAGTTCGTTGGGTTGGCTCGCGACGGGACTTCCCCCCCGGCAATTGCAATCTTGCTGAGCACATATGAAAAAAGCCCCTGAAATCAGGGGCTCATAAAACTTTGCACCATTAAAGTCACCTCGTTATACACAACTCGACAACATTCCCATTTCGCGTAGCGTTTTGATGGTGTGAGCCGAAGATCGGACATCGCGCAGTCCTTCCCAAATCGTCTTGGCGCCAGGCTCGCCATCGCTTTTTCGGGCCAGGAAACCGCCGGCACGGGCGACCATGCGCAGCACGTCATTGAGCCTCGGGGCAGGAGGTGCCAATTGTTTGTTGAGCAGATAAGCGGCCTGAATTTCATCGGGGTCGAAGAACAGTTTGGCGTCCAGATCGGGGCAGGTGCGCCCCATCCGCATCAGATGGGCAATGCGCCAGGCCACCACCAGATACAGCGCCAGGGCGCGCTCGATGCGATCGATCGTACCCAACTGCAACTCCTCGACCTTGCAGCCGTTCTTGAGCACATTGAACAGCATCTCAATTTCCCAGCGGGCGCGATACCAGTCAATGAGCTCGGTCACCGCTTCGGTCGTGGCCGCCTCTCGGTTGGTCAGCAGGCGCCACTCGATCGGCTTGGCGCCGGCCGGAGCGCCAACTTCACGCGCCACAATGCAGGTGACCGTCACCACCTTGCCCTTGCCCGCGTTCAGTTCGACGCGGCGTGCCCAGAGCTGCTGGCGCACGAGGCGCGCCTTGATGCCTGGCCGCGCGGCCAGCGCGAATTCGATTTCACCCAGCGGCGCACCTTCAGTGGTATGCGGCCACAGCTTGTCGCTGTTGGGCAGACAGCGGTTGTGTGCGGCGCGCACCAGCCAGTCGACGGGACAATCGAGCTGCTGCGCCCGTACCATCAGGGGCAGCATGTCGGCCTCGCGGTCGGCGACGTAGACCAAGCGTGTGGCAGGCAAGCGCGGCGCCAGCTCCGCCAGCCGCTCGTAGCCTTCGATCCAGCGCAGGCTTTCCTTCGGCCCGCCGCGCTGTCCGTTGGCGTCGCGAAGCTCGCGCGCCCACATCCACACGTCCAGAATGCCCAGCGGCTCGCGTGCCGTCGTTACCGCGTAGGTTGGGTGGACGTACATGCCGCGCTGCGCTTCGTAGCTGAGCGGTCCCAGTCCTTGCGCTTGCTGTCCGTTGAAGTCCAGCTCGGTCGTGTCCTGCAGGCACAGCACGACCGACTGGTCGGCCATTCTCTGTTCTGTTTGCTGCCAGTGCGGCTCCAGGATCGCCTGCCAGTCAACGCTGGCATTGTCGAAAAAACGGTACGCAGCCACTGTCTCGCCCCAGCCATTACACGCCTTTGGCACGCTCGCCGTCGGTGTCGCCGCCATCGTTTCCATCAATATCCTCGCTCGCCGGTTCAGGCGCGCGTCGCCCAGGTCGAGTTGTCGGAATTCCTGTTCACTCCACGTCGATCCGCTTGCCACGCGCGCCACCCAAAAGACGAGAGTAAACGCGATTTCAGCAACGTTTACAAGGGCTACGCGAGCTCAGTGGCGGAGTTGTGTATAACGAGGTGCATTAAAGTGCCGAGCTGTGAATTATTCCCACTCGATCATCAATGGCTGAGGTAAGCATATGAATTTACTTAGAATTTTAATGGGACTTCTAGCCCAATACCACGCAGGATACCATGCCAAAGTCATCGTTCCTTAACCCGGCAGCAACGGGCATTACCTCGATTTTACCGCTACCGTAACCGCTAATCCCCGCCGTTGACCCTACGTTCATGGTACCGCGAACGAAACGCTGCTGGCGGGGCCAAAACACACCGGCCTCCACAACAGCCGGGGCGGTTTAGACTGTCGATCTGGGCGTTAATCCCATGCGTTATACACGAATACTTCGCGAGGCAAAATGCTCGGGATGACTCCGAACACTACTCGCATATTCTTCAAGGAATTTCTGATCTGCAATAGCCTTCGCTGCGGTCTCGCTGTCCTGCGGTATGTTCAACTCGTACATCGCCGCGCCTCCACATAGCACCGTTAGTACAACCTCTCCACCTTCTAAACGAAAGAGTGTGTACGCCCAACGTTTTTCCGCTATTTTTTCGGGTCCCATGCTGGCCCCAAGATATTTCGCCCTAGGAATTTAATCTACCACAGCTTCTAGTTGTCCAGTACGCAATTTACCGACCGGTATCCACAACGCGTTCGCTCCGTCTTCCCACCCTGAAGGCATTCTTAAGTGGAGGCTACGCAGATCTGGTATATCGATTCGTACTAGTTCCTTTTCTAGCCATGCACCAGTCGGAATACCAAGCTCCTTCTCTAAAATCGCAATGTTCCCGTTGGCGCGCTGCAGCAACTGATCCATTTGCCCTTTTGTCATTATAAATTGTGAATTTTCTGGGTAGCCTAAGACATCTCTTCCGTACCGATCTAGGCCATCTTTCGGTACTAGGTAGGTAGTCAGTTCAGCAGCTACGACTGGCGCGACTTTCTGGACGAGCATAACCTGCGGCAGAGCATGAGCCGGCGCGGGAACTGCCACGATAACGCCGTAGCCGAGAGCTTCTTTCAGCTCCTGAAACGGGAGCGAATTAGGCGCAAGACATACGGCACCCGGGAAGAAGAAAAGCAGGATGTCTTCGATTATATCGAGATATTTTACAATCCGAAGCGCCGGCACAGGTTCAGCAATGACTTGTCGCCGGTCGAATATGAAAAGCAGTATTTCAAGCGGCTGGCGAGTGTCCAGAAGACTCGTGGCGATTCAGTCTGTCTACTGGCCCAGCATCAGCTTACATATGCGTTTGCCGCCATGCCTCATCGAAATCGGCAAGCGCGTTCATTAATCTTGTATCGCTAAGATAATGGGCCGGCAGGGAATCTTCATACATGCCAAAAAAGAAAGACCGGTGCGGAAGCGCCCCAGGAGCCTGCAGCTTACCTGCAAGTGCCTCATCCAAGATTGGACGCAAAATTTTATACGCATCTTCAAGCAGTGGTTTCGATTGATCAAAGCCCTCGACTATTTCTTTCAAGTTGGATGCGGCATTATGTAATCTCTGGGCTGACATAAGATTCTCATTTAAAAGTTGCCGGATCAATCGGGGCTGCCGGATTCCATTGCCCCCGATTCGGCACAATAATCTGTTGAGCCTTTGGTGCCGTAGTGTAATTGCCTTGAGTAGTCCCGGCAATATCCGATTTGAAAATTGTTAGCTGCAATCCGACCTTCGGTGAAATCGCAAAGAAATCCATTCCTTCTGCAAACATTTTTCCCGCTTGGGCAGCAGGCAGCCCAAGGATTTGAGCCGCTTTCTCCGGAGTTGAATTGGCTATTATCTTAGCCTGCTCAACACTCATCCAATAAGGGCTAAAATCAGAGACTCCCGCTCCTTTTGGCACCACCTTAACCAAAACTGTACTAGTCGATGCCACATCGGCATGAGGAATCCCTCTCCCAGATTGAATAATTTCTTGGGCAATGTTTTTAACCATCGCATCGGACAAACCGGGGCTGCCGCTTTGAATTTCTTTCATTAGTAGCTGTGCCTGTGGGGTAATCATCACATGAGAGCTTGGAACAAGTCCGTTAGGTACAAAGTCGTGATAAGTGGCAGCGTTAATTTTACCAATTGCAGTCGATTGATCTACGCCCTTACTGACGATCGAGGTGGCTTTTATAGCAGCTCCGATGCCAATAGCTGCTTCTGTCCAGATCGTGTCCCGGGAAGTGGTGTATGAAGTTGGCGCTGAGTTCGGCGCCGAGGCTTGAGCAGTGATGAGGTGGCCACCGTGATTCATGGGTACGTTTGGGTTTGACGACTCAACCGAACTCAGAGGAAACCACGATGACCACGCCTTCTACTATCGCACTGTCGGAGCTCGCCGCAAAGGGAGCCGATGCCGATTTCATCAAACAAACCCTTCAATTTGCCCTGCAGCGTCTCATGGAAATGGATGTCGAGGCGCTGTGCAAGGCCGCTTATGGCGAGCGCAACGAGGAACGCGTTAATAGCCGCAACGGCTATCGCGAGCGAGCACTCGAAACTCGTGCCGGCACAGTCGGCTTGAAGATCCCCAAGCTTCGCACTAGCAGCTACTTCCCTGACTTTATCGAACCCCGGCGTACAGCCGAGAAGGCGTTGACAGCGGTCATTCAGGAAGCCTACATCCAAGGCATATCCACGCGCTCTGTCGACGATCTGGTCAAAGCCATGGGCATGACCGGCGTGTCGAAGAGCCAGGTCTCGCGCTTGTGTGAAGAAATCGACGAACGCGTACAGGCCTTCCTGCAGCGCCCTATTGAGGGTGACTGGCCCTACCTCTGGATCGACGCCACCTACGTCAAAACCCGGCAGGCAGGAAGAGTGGTGTCCGTGGCCGTAATAATCGCTGTGGCCGTCAACACTGACGGCGTGCGCGAGATTCTGGGCGTGGCGACCGGCGCGTCGGAAGCCGAGCCATTCTGGACCGAGTTCCTGCGCAGCCTTACACGGCGTGGGCTGCGTGGCGTGAAGCTGGTGATCTCGGACGCGCACGAAGGCCTCAAGGCGGCCATCAGCAAGGTTCTGAAGACCACCTGGCAGCGCTGCAAGGTCCATTTCCTGCGTAACGCCCTGGCCTACGCCAACAAGGGCCAGCGCCAGGCAGTGCTTGCCGTGATCAACACCATCTTCGTGCAAGACAGCCCTGAATCGGCCAGTGCCCAGTGGCGTTTGGTCACTGACCAGCTGCGCGAGAAGTTCCCCAAATTGGCAGCGATGATGGATGCTGCTGAACAGGACGTTCTGGCGTTCACCAGCTTCCCGCGCGCGCATCGGCTTCAGATCCACAGCACCAATCCGCTTGAACGGCTTAACGCCGAGGTCAAGCGACGAACCAACGTGGTGGGCATCTTCCCCAATGAACGCGCCATCATCCGGCTCGTTGGCGCTATGATGATCGAACAGAATGACGAATGGTCGCTGCAACGAAGGTATATGCAGCTTGAAGGCCTGCAGTCGCTTTGTGAAAATCAGTCAGCACGGCTATCTGCCGTGATCAACTGATCGGGAGCCCAGCCTCCCATGAATCGCGACTCATACACCACTTCCCGGGACACGATCGACAAGAAAGTGACGCTGCGTCCCAACTATCTCAAAGGAAAGATCGCCTTAGGCGGCTTGAAGCCTGCAGAACTGTTCCTGACAATGCAGCAGTATCTGCACTACACAATTAACGATCATTCAGATAGCAAAAAACCCGCCGAAGCGGGTTTAGAAGTCGCAGAAATAATTTTCAACGAGAAACTCATTCCCACTCAATCGTCGCCGGCGGCTTCCCCGAAATGTCATACACCACTCGGTTCAACCCGCGCACTTCATTGATGATCCGGTTCGATACTTTACCAAGCAGCGTGTGCGGCAGGTGCGCCCACTGCGCCGTCATGAAGTCCAGCGTTTGCACCGCGCGCAAGGCCACCACGTATTCATACGTGCGGCCGTCGCCCATCACGCCCACCGATTTCACTGGCAAAAACACGGCGAAAGCCTGGCTGGTGGCTTCGTACCAGTTGGTTGGCGCCTTGCCCGGATCGATTCCGGCGACTGCCGGCAATTCGAACGGTGCATTGCGCAGCTCTTCGATGAAGATGGCGTCGGCTTCGCGCAGCAGGTCGGCATATTCTTTCTTGACTTCGCCGAGGATGCGCACGCCCAGGCCCGGGCCCGGGAACGGGTGGCGGTAGACCATGTCGTGCGGCAGGCCCAGGGCGACGCCTAGCTTGCGTACTTCGTCCTTGAACAGTTCGCGCAGCGGCTCGAGCAACTTAAGGTTCAGGGTTTCCGGCAGCCCGCCCACGTTATGGTGGCTCTTGATGGTCTGGCCCTTCTTGCCCTTGCCGGCCGATTCGATCACGTCCGGGTAAATCGTGCCCTGGGCCAGCCAGCGCGCATTGCTCAACTTGCCCGCTTCGACCTGGAATACCTCGACGAATTCGCGGCCGATGATCTTGCGCTTTTGCTCGGGGTCGGTGACGCCGGCCAGGTGGCCCATGAACTGGTCTTCGGCATCGATGCGGATGACCTTGACGCCCAGGTTCTTGGAGAACATGTCCATCACCATCTTGCCTTCGTCCTTGCGCAGCAGGCCGTGGTCGACGAAGACGCAGGTGAGCTGGTCGCCGATGGCGCGGTGGATCAAGGCTGCGGCCACGCTCGAGTCGACGCCGCCGGACAGGCCGAGGATCACCTCATCGGTGCCGACCTGCGCGCGGATTTTCTCGACAGCTTCGCCGATGTAGTCGGGCATGTTCCAGTCCGACTTGCAGCCGCAGATCTCGTGCACGAAGCGGCCGACAATGGCTTCGCCCTGGGTCGTGTGGGTGACTTCCGGATGGAACTGCAGCGCGTAGAAGCGGCGCTCTTCGTCGGCCATGGCCGCTACCGGGCAGCTGTCGGTCGAGCCCATCAGCTTGAAGCCGGGTGGCATCTCCAGCACCTTGTCGCCGTGGCTCATCCAGACGCGCAACATGCCGTGGCCTTCGTCGGTCACGAAATCGTTAATGCCATTGAGCAGCGCGGTATGGCCGCGGGCGCGCACCTCGGCGTAGCCGAACTCGCGCAGCTTGCCGTTTTCTACCTTACCGCCAAGCTGGGCGGCCATGGTCTGCATGCCGTAGCAAATGCCCAGCACCGGCACGCCGGCTTCGAACACGCTTTGCGGCGCTCGCGGCGAATCGCCTTCGAGGGTGGAATTGTGGCTGCCCGACAGGATGATGCCCGAGGCGCCGTACTCACGCACGAATTCCTCGCTGACGTCGTAGGGGAAGACTTCGGAAAAGACGCCGGCATCGCGCACGCGGCGCGCGATCAGCTGGGTAACCTGGGAACCGAAATCGAGAATGAGGATTTTAGAGTGCATGTGGGGGCAGCGATATTGGATGAATCGGGGTCAATAGCAAAAACGGCGCACAGGCGCCGTCCGGATGCTTACTCGGAACGGTAGTTCGGAGCTTCCTTGGTGATCTGCACATCGTGCACATGCGACTCGCGCATGCCCGCCGAGGTGATCTCGACGAACTCGGCCTTTTCGCGCAGTTCTTCGATGGTGGCGCAGCCGCAATAACCCATCGACTGGCGCACGCCGCCAACCAGCTGGAAGATAATCGCCAGCACGCTGCCC
Above is a genomic segment from Massilia sp. H6 containing:
- a CDS encoding CDP-alcohol phosphatidyltransferase family protein, which produces MSYSIYQLKPHFQELLRPSMTALALTGITPNQVTLGAMALSVAYGTALITWTDSVVLWYCMPLVLLARMALNAVDGMLANATDNTTPIGALLNEFCDQVSDAALYLPFALATGTSALLAVIVVFAGLLAEFAGVLTQSIGVPRRFDGPMGKSDRAFAFGLLALLTASGAAAAWKNGMLVLMLLLSLLTVFNRLRQALRLCAPMTR
- a CDS encoding bifunctional alpha/beta hydrolase/class I SAM-dependent methyltransferase; this translates as MEIERQITWVAVESGFDARDGTRLFYRAWRPRSVAAGRPARALIFLHRGHEHSGRIAKLVERFGLLQDWAFAYDNRGHGYSPGERGDAPDFATLVRDLDTFVRHVESRYGIATENMIVVANSVGAVVAATWVHDYAPRIRGLVMAAAAFSIKLYVPFAKSALRFARCFKPDLFVTSYIRPGMLTHCDEEAQAYAADPLIAKSISAKILLELADVGQRIIENASAISVPVLMLVAEKDYVVSETPQRRFFDRLGTHLKRYVKLTGCYHAVFYERDTSTAIQASLDFIEACFATPLLMPKFYADAHRSGPAARAYAALERGESVSSTARAWFGVQRRLLCALGPLSNGMHIGMTHGFDSGESLDYVYRNQAGGKLGIGKLLDRAYLDAVGWRGVRVRKAQLQHMLAERIAAHPCNEPLRILDIAAGSARYVLETVKRFQEHRINVSLRDYMQHNVDNGRRLAADLQLQACVAVSLADAFDGCSYQGQENCYDIAIVSGLYELFSDNDKVSGSLRSVVRSLRPGGYLIYTAQPWHPQLNMIAYTLTNHCGVLWKMRPRPQAEMDALVTLAGARKLDTAIGVKGIFTVSLARKDAAPDAVG
- a CDS encoding phosphatidate cytidylyltransferase, yielding MFPFFVTGLQVATAMLALYALLGATSLWVKLAARRKARGMLNHQVNAWWRIFPVVSLALLAYPTGMLALAGLVFSLACIELESHYGGRRARFWIGTCTIGFGISWLGSQHPEFAPPLIAVAIAIQACHCWYQPKSSQIVWLLILMTAGAMYVLTVFCALPFGSRQNLAWIFYLFIMTALNDIGQFVAGTLFGQHKIAQNVSPNKTWEGLAGGIFTSQFVSAVLGAYLSLAGFLVLAIYALVLSIAGFTGDFIFSAAKRYLSIKDFSTLIPGHGGILDRVDSLVLTAPVLYCLLRIAE
- a CDS encoding IS4 family transposase, giving the protein MASGSTWSEQEFRQLDLGDARLNRRARILMETMAATPTASVPKACNGWGETVAAYRFFDNASVDWQAILEPHWQQTEQRMADQSVVLCLQDTTELDFNGQQAQGLGPLSYEAQRGMYVHPTYAVTTAREPLGILDVWMWARELRDANGQRGGPKESLRWIEGYERLAELAPRLPATRLVYVADREADMLPLMVRAQQLDCPVDWLVRAAHNRCLPNSDKLWPHTTEGAPLGEIEFALAARPGIKARLVRQQLWARRVELNAGKGKVVTVTCIVAREVGAPAGAKPIEWRLLTNREAATTEAVTELIDWYRARWEIEMLFNVLKNGCKVEELQLGTIDRIERALALYLVVAWRIAHLMRMGRTCPDLDAKLFFDPDEIQAAYLLNKQLAPPAPRLNDVLRMVARAGGFLARKSDGEPGAKTIWEGLRDVRSSAHTIKTLREMGMLSSCV
- a CDS encoding IS256 family transposase, which encodes MTTPSTIALSELAAKGADADFIKQTLQFALQRLMEMDVEALCKAAYGERNEERVNSRNGYRERALETRAGTVGLKIPKLRTSSYFPDFIEPRRTAEKALTAVIQEAYIQGISTRSVDDLVKAMGMTGVSKSQVSRLCEEIDERVQAFLQRPIEGDWPYLWIDATYVKTRQAGRVVSVAVIIAVAVNTDGVREILGVATGASEAEPFWTEFLRSLTRRGLRGVKLVISDAHEGLKAAISKVLKTTWQRCKVHFLRNALAYANKGQRQAVLAVINTIFVQDSPESASAQWRLVTDQLREKFPKLAAMMDAAEQDVLAFTSFPRAHRLQIHSTNPLERLNAEVKRRTNVVGIFPNERAIIRLVGAMMIEQNDEWSLQRRYMQLEGLQSLCENQSARLSAVIN
- the guaA gene encoding glutamine-hydrolyzing GMP synthase, with the translated sequence MHSKILILDFGSQVTQLIARRVRDAGVFSEVFPYDVSEEFVREYGASGIILSGSHNSTLEGDSPRAPQSVFEAGVPVLGICYGMQTMAAQLGGKVENGKLREFGYAEVRARGHTALLNGINDFVTDEGHGMLRVWMSHGDKVLEMPPGFKLMGSTDSCPVAAMADEERRFYALQFHPEVTHTTQGEAIVGRFVHEICGCKSDWNMPDYIGEAVEKIRAQVGTDEVILGLSGGVDSSVAAALIHRAIGDQLTCVFVDHGLLRKDEGKMVMDMFSKNLGVKVIRIDAEDQFMGHLAGVTDPEQKRKIIGREFVEVFQVEAGKLSNARWLAQGTIYPDVIESAGKGKKGQTIKSHHNVGGLPETLNLKLLEPLRELFKDEVRKLGVALGLPHDMVYRHPFPGPGLGVRILGEVKKEYADLLREADAIFIEELRNAPFELPAVAGIDPGKAPTNWYEATSQAFAVFLPVKSVGVMGDGRTYEYVVALRAVQTLDFMTAQWAHLPHTLLGKVSNRIINEVRGLNRVVYDISGKPPATIEWE